A segment of the uncultured Desulfobulbus sp. genome:
TCGGCTCCCTGGTGTTTCTGCGGGAGGTTCGGCACAGATCAGCCGAAGTTTGGGCAGCGACAGTGGTGAGAGCAAATCTTTCAGCGCCTCTGGTGACGTGGCCTATGAGATCGACCTCTGGAATAAACTGGGAAGAACTGCGGATGCAGCCCGCTGGGAAGCACTGGCCACAGAACAGGATAAAGAGAGTACGGCTCTTTCGCTGGTAGCGACAACGGCCTCACTCTACTGGCAGATCGGCTATCTCAATCAGCACATTGCACTCAGTCAAGAGAGTATCAACTACGCACGTAAAACCCTGAACCTAGTACAGCTGCAAAAGGCAGCGGGTGCGGCCACCGGGCTGGAGGTGCTTGAGGCTAGGCGTAGCCTCTATAGCCAGGAGGCAAGCCACACCCAACTGGTGCAGCAGCAGGTAGAGGCGAGAAACGCGCTGGCGGTTTTATTGAGTGGCCCACCAAGTCGCCTGCAAATAGATGAACGCACCAGCTTGGACAATATTGCCCTGCCTGGTGTGGATGCTGGAATCCCGGCAGAACTGCTTGCCCGACGCCCGGACCTGCGTGCGGCCGAAGCCCGCCTGCGCTCCACCCTGGCCACAACCGATGCCACCCGCGCTAGCTACTACCCCAACATCAACTTGAGTGGCTCCTACGGCGGCAGCAGCGAACAGCTCTCCCGCCTGCTCAGTAACCCCGTAGCTGCGCTTGGCGCCTCACTCGCCCTGCCCTTTGTCGAGTTTCGGGATATGCAGCGCAACATCAAAATCTCGGAAAACGAGTACCAGCAGGCCATCATCGAATTCCGCCAGAGCCTCTACACAGCACTAAGCGAGGTAGAAAACACCTTATCTGCCCGCAAACAGTACCGCCTGCAAGCGGACAAACTGCAAGCAAGCCTAGATGCAGCCCGCCAAACCGAGGAAATCTACCGAATTCGCTACAGATCCGGAGCCACCACCCTGCAGAACTGGATAGATGCCCAGGAAAACCGGCGCCAGGCTGAGATCAACCTGGCGGAGAATTTGTATAACCAGCTCTACAACCATGTTGAGCTGGTGAAGGCTTTGGGTGGGGATTGGTCAATATAATCAACCACCCACTAACGAGAGCATGAAGTCAGGAGGAGAAATCACAACAGAGCCAGCCCATCCATCCGTTATCAAATAATGTTTTTTTATTCAGTCTTGTATACAACGAATGCTGAAACCATTAGTACGATACACACTTCCCATGACAGCTTCGTCGCTTGTGAAGCGTAACCTCCAGCTTGCTATGCCCCCCACAGTACTTGACCAGTAATAACCGCCAGTCCCTTCATTGCGAATTACGCCATCCGTTCGGGAACGTACTCCTGCAGCAACAAATTTGAGCGGAGAGGCATATGCGCCAAAAGAATCGTCGCTCGACCATGCAGCTTTTTCGGCTATAAGTTCTGTCTTGGTCGGCAATCTAAACCCAGCCGGACAGGGATTATTGACACCCGTCACCCCTTGCCAAAGGTTAGTATTCTGTGGTTTTATCCAGTCGTATGGATAACCTGAAGTTGCTATAAAATTTTGATGATCTGGTACGTCTTTATCACTCAATGTGGAAGTTGTTCCGCTATCACGTTTTTCATGACCATCGGAACCACGCCCCCACTGGTATAGATCACCGTATGCGTTTGAATCATTGGAACTCGTGGCCCCCCGCGAGGCACCCAGATTACGGTCCATCCAAACTTTGCCAGTTGTAGATACAACTGTTTTTATTGATTTAACGGGTGTAGATTCCTCAAACAACAACATAGAAAGCCATGGCAGAGAATTTTCCCCCTGAACTCTGATAGTCTTGGTATATGTATTATCCAGCTCGTCACTTTCCGATACAACTTCAGTGGCATCGGCGACAATCTTGATTTCATGCAAACCTGGAGAGAGACTTCCAATAGAAAAATCTTTCACATATCCATAGGAGCCTACCTGCTGTGAGATTTCACTCCAGCGTTTTTTCTTCACTCCATCTACATAGAGATCGTTATAAAACGTCGTGTCTATATCTAAATCCCCATAATTAATGACAGCCCAATCTACATAGAGCGTGTCAGTCGTTAAAAGAGGAACTGTATCTATAGAGGTACCTGTTATATTTGAAACTACAATCTTATCACCCCAGCTTGTAGGCTTATAGGGGGTTACATTAGCGGCAGCTTTGATCATCACGCTGAACGTATCGCTCATACCGCCATAACTCACGGTGATCGTTACGGCCTGGTCAGAAGAGACGGCCTTGCCCGTCAAGAGACCACTACTGCTGATCGTGGCATAACTGCTGGAGCTTACACCCCAACTGGCTGAACTGGTCACGGCTTTGCTGGTACCATCGCTATATTGAGCGGTACACGTATATTGAGCGGTATTACCTTCAATGATCTCGGGGCCACCACTAATGGTCACAGAATTTAAAATCGCGGGAGATGCATACGTTACCGTTAGAGTGTCCGTATCAGTATTTCCAGCCGCATCGTAGGCCTTTACCGTTACCATATTTGTTCCACTGGAAAGGCTTATCCCAGATTGGCTCCAGGATTTCGTCCCGCTGCAAGTACCACTGCTTCCGGTCCTGCTGTTACTCCAGTCTACCTTTGTGATCCCAACATTGTCTGACGCACTCCCGCTTATGCTTATGGAGCTACTGCTGGTTGCAAAGCTCGAGCTCGTGGTCGGTGACGTGATCGATACCGAAGGTGAGGTTGTATCTGTGTAAACATCCGAAATTTTAACTGACAGAGAGAACTCCTGCATAACTGCAGCAGCACCATTTTCACCACCATCAGCAACCCATACGGAAATAACAAAATCGCCAGTATCCGTAGGCGTCCAAGTAATCAATCCATTTTCGTCAATATCCATTCCAGCTGGTGCATTTAACAAAAGATAATCAAGTTCTTCGTCATCTGGATCTTCAACAAGAACCTGATATTGCCAAGGCACACCATACTCAGCCGAATCTTCTGATGGAGGCGTAGAGAGGATAGATGGTTCGACGTTAGAAGGCAAAATTGTAAAGGTTTCTGTTGCAGAATTACTCTGCCCCAGATCGTCAGTTACGGTCAGGCGAACTGAACATTCAGTTTGGGAGGAGACATTGGGCAGCATCGCTTGAACAGCAAAATTGTTTGCAGATACAAAATCAATATTTTCGCCACTTGTTTGTTCCCACAAATAATTTATAATTCTGCGGCCTGAACCTGCCGTTGAGCTCGAACCATTTAGCCAAATATATCGATCTCCATGTTCCTGATCGATAGGTTGGATTACAGCTGTTGGCAAGTTCGGCTTGGCCAGTCCCCCAAAAATCTTAACAATACCGTTTTCGACACCATCTTTATCTCCAGTTCCATTGTCAGTTAATTGAATTCCCGTCCATCCTTCATTTAGTTCCGTAACAGATGTGCTGTTCAAATATGTTTCATTATTATCCAGCCATCTCCAGACTTCATTCAATTCCAGGTCAGATCCATAACGAATGTAAATCTTTTCAGTATCGCCGGAGGGCACAGTCATCTCCAGGTTAAAAAATCCCCATTGGTAAATATACTCACCATCTTCAGTTTCTCCGAAAAGAGGCATATACCCTAAAAGACCATCTTGCCCGACTCTTAGGGTGAAATCTGAGTCACACGCGATGATTATTTCTGTGCCTACCTCCGGCAAATTAAGACCGGTATGTGATGACAGCATTGCTGCGGCTTCTTCGGTAAAAACGAATCGTACAACATTAGAAGCCTGGCTGGGATTGCTAACAACGGTTACACCGTCAGGTAGCGTGACAGGTTCTGTGCCTTCAATTGAATCCGGTACTCCATCAGAATCCGAGTCATATTTAAACCGGATATCATTTGGAAAATCGTCTGAGTTGTCACCGATTAAATCTCCATCAGAGTCGGCCCATTCAGAATTGTCATCTTTGAATTTATCCAGGGTAAGTCCTGTCGTACTATCCTGGGCATCTTTTCCGGAATTCCAATAGTCCGGATGATTGTCGCCATCAGAATCAACACTGGCTGCCGTATCATTCGAAAAATCATCTTCCGTATCAGTTACACCATCTCGGTCTGAATCAGGCAGAACTGTAATCCTGGCAAAAACCCAATAAGTTGAATCGTTTTCACCGTCCATTTCAAAAACAAAAGGATAGGTCCCAGCAGTATCGCCGCGCACATCAATTTTCATGCCGGTACTCAAATCATCTTCGTCTGTAACAGTAAGCCCATCGAACTCCTTACCGATTACCGGATTTTTATCAACAAGCCATTCAAGGAGTTTATCAAAATTATTACATCTAGCACCGACGTTTACATTAAAGCTTACTGTCTGTCCTTCTAATATTGTAGGGTTGTTCGGCGCAACAACTGCTCCAGGGACTCCAAAACCGACATAAAGCCATGCAAGTTCACCATCCTCGTCAAGTCCTTTCCCTTGATATTCAATAATACCATTCCCATTATGAAAAAGATACTTATACCCTTTCTCCATCGCATCACTGCCCATCCACGTATCTTCCCAGTCACCCTTTCTAACAATTATATCACCAACATTTCGCTCTGAATCAGGCCCTGCTGCGAAGTAATATCCTCCCACATACCCCCATCCGTAACCACCAACACTATTGATGAATCTTGAATACGATGTTAAATTTAAAGTTGAATTCCATTTCAAAGCTACAGTCTCATTTAATTCCGTGACCTGGTATGTTTTATAATGAAGAGGATAACCACCCACCTGAAGCGTCGTGCCACTCGAATTATCGCTCCAGTCCTCATCTCCTGAGGTGCCAGAGACACTGACCGTCAATTCATATTTCCCCTCTGACAATGAAGAAGACGGAATTGTGCACGACTTACTGTAGGTTGAAGATGCTCCACTGGCTAATGAAGCGTGTGTAATCGAGGCCATTTGAGTAGAAGAACCGCCAAGCTTTGTCAGCGTGATTATAACTTTCGGCGTTTCCGTATATTCCCCTTGGTTGGAGATTGTATAGTACACTGTAATAGAATCGCCTGGGTCTGGGTTGCCGCTACTTATGTTTAGCCCTGTGACCGCCAAGTCGTGTCCCTCTCCTTCAATGGGTAAAACATTGATGGTGATGGAATCGGGGGATAGATCTTGGCCACTATTATCTGAGGCAGTAAGGGTTACCGTATTAACGCCAACGATATTAAACTGGTGAGACACCGCCCCCCCTTCTGCGCTTCCACCATCGCTAAAATTCCAAGAGTAGGAAATTTGATCCTTTTCAGGATCATTACCAGTTGCGCTAAAGGTGACATACGAACCTCTCGAAACAGATGTACCGGATTCGGGAGAGGCAATATAACCCTCTGGGGGGGAATTCACCCGTTCACATGGTATTGTGTATATTTTTTCCACCATATCAACAACGACATTCTCGTTAAGCCTCATGATATGATTTCTAAAAATTATAGATTCAAAACTCCAGACATTTTTCAGGAGGTAATCTTTATAGTCTTTATAGGTAACTTCATCACCGATAGGTGTAAAACTTTCTATAAGACAACCTGTCAACCAGGCTATTTTCTGAGAGAGTGTGGCATCTTCTACAAAAACTGAATAAGCATATTTATATGAAGCATAAGCAAAGTAATCACTTAGGTAAATCATCTCCTTGAAAGAGGTTATCCTTGGATTAGAAGTCAAGGCAGGGGCATCTCCAACACCTGCTGTAAAAACCTCATCGATCATATCGTATAAATCTTGATGAAGGTTAATTATCGCAACTAAGTGTTTTGTTTTTTTACTAAAGTCCCAATATTCGTAAGCTCCACTGACGACAGCACTCACTCCAGCCCCAACCAATTTAGACCAATAAGGAGATGATTTCATTACCGCTTGAACCGCACATGTTGATAACTCCTTAATACCGAGCACCGCACCGCCGATTACAGCGGTATTTATAGCCTCCTTTAACGCATTTATTATTGCTTCAGGGTTATCGGTTAACATTTCATAAACATTATTGGCAGCGGCTGTAACGGCCGGGTCTAAATGTGTTTCCGAGCATTCTATAAAATCTAATAATGCAGCTAACCGTTGCTGGACTAGAATTTGTGCAACCGCCGCCTCGTAGAACACTTGTTTTTTTGTTGCATCACTAAATGATTCTGCCACATCTAATGTTAATTTTGCAATATCAGCAATTAAACCTAGCCTACTAAGTAGCTTTGCTCTATCAGTGTATCCCAGGGATTCATATACTTGATCCAATGTTTCGTTTGTTAATGGAGAGTAAGTAGAATCCCAAACTGCTGCAGTGTAATGGATAGCCGCGAACGTGCTTAGAATAGACGAGGCATCCCCAAAAACTACCCCACCCGTGTCAATTAAGATGTCTGTTAATGTTATTCCTTTCGTATCAATAAGTAAATATGTTTCGATATCTGTAACAGCATCAAGTAAAATAGCAGTATATACTGCAACTCTTTCATCAAGTTCGTCTAAATTACTTTCAAGAAAATATTCTGATAAACCTTCAGGGTAAAAAAGGACCTCGCCATCTTCAGTGTTGAGAATTTTTTTAACACCCATGTCCATAGGCGAGGTTATGCCGTACTTGCAGGTAATAATCTCTGATAAGATAGGCTTAGCATCACACCAAGAGAGTTCATCACCATTCTCATTGAACAGGGTGATTTGGTCTGTTGCTAGCGACACGCCATACTCGCCGCTTTCTGCTATTGGAAAAACCTTTGATTGACTCGTAAAAATAGACTCTGGAGCTGAAATTGTATATGTTTTGTTATTTAAAATTATTTTTGCATCCTGGGAATGTGCTATCGTGCACAATAAAAATTGAATAAGCAAAATATAACCAATAACTTTATTCCATTTATTTGTGAAATTTAACATCAAGACAATCCTTTTGTTCAGAGTGATAAAGAATAATAGGGGTCATCTACA
Coding sequences within it:
- a CDS encoding efflux transporter outer membrane subunit; protein product: MKRLSATLSLLTCTGLLLGGCGLKTPYTRPDLDIPTTWSQSLQVQLVQGENWWHHFHDPNLNRLIDEVLKHNADLAVAALQLKKARLQAQLAESDRLPGVSAGGSAQISRSLGSDSGESKSFSASGDVAYEIDLWNKLGRTADAARWEALATEQDKESTALSLVATTASLYWQIGYLNQHIALSQESINYARKTLNLVQLQKAAGAATGLEVLEARRSLYSQEASHTQLVQQQVEARNALAVLLSGPPSRLQIDERTSLDNIALPGVDAGIPAELLARRPDLRAAEARLRSTLATTDATRASYYPNINLSGSYGGSSEQLSRLLSNPVAALGASLALPFVEFRDMQRNIKISENEYQQAIIEFRQSLYTALSEVENTLSARKQYRLQADKLQASLDAARQTEEIYRIRYRSGATTLQNWIDAQENRRQAEINLAENLYNQLYNHVELVKALGGDWSI
- a CDS encoding PKD domain-containing protein, translated to MLNFTNKWNKVIGYILLIQFLLCTIAHSQDAKIILNNKTYTISAPESIFTSQSKVFPIAESGEYGVSLATDQITLFNENGDELSWCDAKPILSEIITCKYGITSPMDMGVKKILNTEDGEVLFYPEGLSEYFLESNLDELDERVAVYTAILLDAVTDIETYLLIDTKGITLTDILIDTGGVVFGDASSILSTFAAIHYTAAVWDSTYSPLTNETLDQVYESLGYTDRAKLLSRLGLIADIAKLTLDVAESFSDATKKQVFYEAAVAQILVQQRLAALLDFIECSETHLDPAVTAAANNVYEMLTDNPEAIINALKEAINTAVIGGAVLGIKELSTCAVQAVMKSSPYWSKLVGAGVSAVVSGAYEYWDFSKKTKHLVAIINLHQDLYDMIDEVFTAGVGDAPALTSNPRITSFKEMIYLSDYFAYASYKYAYSVFVEDATLSQKIAWLTGCLIESFTPIGDEVTYKDYKDYLLKNVWSFESIIFRNHIMRLNENVVVDMVEKIYTIPCERVNSPPEGYIASPESGTSVSRGSYVTFSATGNDPEKDQISYSWNFSDGGSAEGGAVSHQFNIVGVNTVTLTASDNSGQDLSPDSITINVLPIEGEGHDLAVTGLNISSGNPDPGDSITVYYTISNQGEYTETPKVIITLTKLGGSSTQMASITHASLASGASSTYSKSCTIPSSSLSEGKYELTVSVSGTSGDEDWSDNSSGTTLQVGGYPLHYKTYQVTELNETVALKWNSTLNLTSYSRFINSVGGYGWGYVGGYYFAAGPDSERNVGDIIVRKGDWEDTWMGSDAMEKGYKYLFHNGNGIIEYQGKGLDEDGELAWLYVGFGVPGAVVAPNNPTILEGQTVSFNVNVGARCNNFDKLLEWLVDKNPVIGKEFDGLTVTDEDDLSTGMKIDVRGDTAGTYPFVFEMDGENDSTYWVFARITVLPDSDRDGVTDTEDDFSNDTAASVDSDGDNHPDYWNSGKDAQDSTTGLTLDKFKDDNSEWADSDGDLIGDNSDDFPNDIRFKYDSDSDGVPDSIEGTEPVTLPDGVTVVSNPSQASNVVRFVFTEEAAAMLSSHTGLNLPEVGTEIIIACDSDFTLRVGQDGLLGYMPLFGETEDGEYIYQWGFFNLEMTVPSGDTEKIYIRYGSDLELNEVWRWLDNNETYLNSTSVTELNEGWTGIQLTDNGTGDKDGVENGIVKIFGGLAKPNLPTAVIQPIDQEHGDRYIWLNGSSSTAGSGRRIINYLWEQTSGENIDFVSANNFAVQAMLPNVSSQTECSVRLTVTDDLGQSNSATETFTILPSNVEPSILSTPPSEDSAEYGVPWQYQVLVEDPDDEELDYLLLNAPAGMDIDENGLITWTPTDTGDFVISVWVADGGENGAAAVMQEFSLSVKISDVYTDTTSPSVSITSPTTSSSFATSSSSISISGSASDNVGITKVDWSNSRTGSSGTCSGTKSWSQSGISLSSGTNMVTVKAYDAAGNTDTDTLTVTYASPAILNSVTISGGPEIIEGNTAQYTCTAQYSDGTSKAVTSSASWGVSSSSYATISSSGLLTGKAVSSDQAVTITVSYGGMSDTFSVMIKAAANVTPYKPTSWGDKIVVSNITGTSIDTVPLLTTDTLYVDWAVINYGDLDIDTTFYNDLYVDGVKKKRWSEISQQVGSYGYVKDFSIGSLSPGLHEIKIVADATEVVSESDELDNTYTKTIRVQGENSLPWLSMLLFEESTPVKSIKTVVSTTGKVWMDRNLGASRGATSSNDSNAYGDLYQWGRGSDGHEKRDSGTTSTLSDKDVPDHQNFIATSGYPYDWIKPQNTNLWQGVTGVNNPCPAGFRLPTKTELIAEKAAWSSDDSFGAYASPLKFVAAGVRSRTDGVIRNEGTGGYYWSSTVGGIASWRLRFTSDEAVMGSVYRTNGFSIRCIQD